One Halovivax ruber XH-70 genomic region harbors:
- a CDS encoding geranylgeranyl reductase family protein has product MYDFAVVGVGPAGARFARRAAAAGHDVLALERGQIGTPLACSGHVSTDLWQFTGDGARGNLLQNEVRGARFHVDGPGSDAYPFYRDEPVSNVVDRVELDRHLADLAREAGADVREGHRVTDVEERADRVVLTAAGPDETHEFAAKLVAGCDGPRSRVRDALSLPEPDEFLHGVLAFDDDPDHDDFVDVHLTAPTFFAWRIPRGDAGVEYGLAAPPGEAVKRHFDDLVADYGVSVSHRCSGAIPVGPPDRVTADRAFLLGDAAAQTKPFTGGGILYGMRCADHAAREIDPDHPSTVAAYERAWRRDIATDQQLGHWIRRAYSLPEPVQHAGLKTFSGEIGVHMDRPTSVFSTEHLRAMLSR; this is encoded by the coding sequence ATGTACGACTTCGCGGTCGTCGGCGTCGGCCCCGCCGGCGCACGGTTCGCCAGACGGGCGGCCGCCGCCGGTCACGACGTCCTCGCCCTCGAACGCGGTCAGATCGGCACCCCGCTCGCCTGTTCCGGCCACGTCAGTACGGACCTCTGGCAGTTCACCGGCGACGGTGCCCGTGGGAACCTGTTGCAAAACGAGGTGCGAGGTGCCCGCTTTCACGTCGACGGGCCTGGAAGCGATGCCTATCCGTTCTACCGCGACGAACCGGTCTCGAACGTCGTCGACCGCGTCGAACTGGATCGCCACCTCGCCGACCTCGCTCGCGAAGCCGGCGCGGACGTCCGCGAGGGCCATCGGGTGACCGACGTCGAGGAGCGGGCCGACCGGGTCGTCCTGACCGCTGCCGGCCCGGACGAGACACACGAATTCGCGGCGAAGCTGGTCGCGGGCTGTGACGGGCCCCGATCGCGAGTCCGTGATGCGCTTTCGCTCCCCGAGCCCGACGAATTCCTCCACGGTGTCCTGGCGTTCGACGACGACCCCGATCACGACGACTTCGTCGACGTCCACCTCACGGCGCCGACGTTCTTCGCCTGGCGGATCCCCCGCGGCGACGCCGGCGTCGAGTACGGGCTGGCCGCGCCGCCGGGTGAGGCAGTCAAACGCCACTTCGACGATCTCGTCGCCGACTACGGCGTCTCCGTCTCCCATCGTTGCTCCGGTGCGATCCCTGTCGGTCCCCCCGACCGCGTCACCGCGGATCGAGCCTTCCTGCTCGGCGACGCGGCCGCCCAGACGAAGCCGTTCACCGGCGGTGGCATCCTCTACGGGATGCGCTGTGCCGATCACGCCGCTCGCGAGATCGACCCCGACCACCCCTCGACCGTCGCCGCCTACGAACGCGCCTGGCGGCGCGACATTGCCACCGACCAGCAACTCGGTCACTGGATTCGGCGCGCCTACTCGCTCCCCGAACCGGTCCAGCACGCGGGCCTCAAAACCTTCTCCGGCGAGATCGGCGTCCACATGGACCGACCGACGTCGGTGTTCTCGACCGAGCACCTTCGGGCGATGCTGTCCCGGTAG
- a CDS encoding cupin domain-containing protein yields MPTTANYTDVDATAGALHFMRDELDCEELGFSVLECDPEWEGMEHDHADDGQEEVYYLVDGSATVTVEGEEITMEPGDAIRLAPEETRQIRTGDTTSTFVMAGAP; encoded by the coding sequence ATGCCAACGACAGCCAACTACACAGACGTCGACGCGACCGCGGGCGCACTGCACTTCATGCGGGACGAACTGGACTGCGAGGAACTCGGGTTTAGCGTCCTCGAGTGCGACCCGGAGTGGGAAGGGATGGAACACGACCACGCCGATGACGGCCAGGAGGAGGTTTACTACCTCGTCGACGGTTCTGCCACGGTCACGGTCGAGGGCGAGGAGATAACGATGGAACCGGGCGACGCGATTCGGCTGGCGCCGGAGGAGACACGGCAGATCCGAACCGGCGACACGACGAGCACGTTCGTCATGGCTGGCGCTCCATAA
- a CDS encoding PaaI family thioesterase, translating into MDVLERFNDRYPFGEHLGIELTHVEEGYVEGQLELDDHHSLSESTQLAHGAVPFGLADSLSAAAIASVEGTPGPTLDVRIDYLRPATGDIYGAAEVVRYGNDTGVVEVELTDAEDRRLATTRGVYKTNLVDGANPFVDS; encoded by the coding sequence ATGGACGTTCTCGAACGTTTCAACGACCGCTACCCGTTCGGCGAGCACCTCGGCATCGAGCTCACGCACGTCGAGGAGGGCTACGTCGAAGGCCAGCTCGAACTCGACGACCACCACTCGCTCTCGGAATCGACGCAACTGGCCCACGGGGCCGTCCCGTTCGGCCTCGCCGATTCGCTCTCCGCGGCGGCGATCGCCTCGGTCGAGGGCACCCCTGGCCCGACCCTCGACGTACGGATCGACTACCTCCGTCCCGCGACCGGTGACATCTACGGCGCCGCGGAGGTCGTCAGATACGGCAACGATACCGGCGTCGTCGAGGTCGAACTTACGGATGCGGAAGATCGGCGACTCGCGACGACACGCGGCGTGTACAAGACGAATCTCGTCGACGGCGCCAACCCGTTCGTCGACTCCTGA
- a CDS encoding GTP-dependent dephospho-CoA kinase family protein, protein MTDSSPSDADDASPPEPLVSLPKSLRHELKDPIGPVETDPHSLLEVAGEPLVTVGDVVTYHVLEAGRTPDVAIVDGITKREAVDAVIRETVTAGETVDVENPQGALTDALIRALVAAIDDPDPVTILVDGEEDLATLPAIVAAPEGASVVYGQPDKGMVHAVVTDERRAAIRSLLTRFDGDPEALFSILDR, encoded by the coding sequence GTGACAGATTCGTCTCCGTCAGACGCCGACGACGCTTCCCCACCGGAGCCGCTGGTCTCGCTGCCGAAGTCCCTCCGACACGAACTCAAAGACCCCATCGGGCCCGTCGAGACGGACCCACATTCACTTCTCGAGGTTGCCGGCGAACCGCTCGTGACCGTCGGCGACGTCGTCACCTACCACGTTCTCGAGGCCGGTCGGACGCCTGACGTCGCCATCGTCGACGGCATCACCAAACGCGAGGCGGTCGACGCCGTCATCCGCGAGACCGTGACGGCCGGCGAGACGGTCGACGTCGAAAATCCACAGGGTGCGCTCACCGACGCGCTGATTCGGGCGCTCGTCGCGGCGATCGACGACCCCGACCCGGTGACGATTCTGGTCGACGGCGAGGAAGACCTGGCGACGTTGCCGGCCATCGTCGCCGCACCCGAAGGCGCGAGCGTCGTCTACGGTCAGCCCGACAAGGGGATGGTCCACGCGGTCGTCACCGACGAGCGCCGCGCAGCGATCCGATCGCTGCTGACTCGCTTCGACGGCGATCCCGAAGCGCTGTTTTCGATTCTCGATCGCTGA
- the spt4 gene encoding transcription elongation factor subunit Spt4 — MASNRLVCRECHLVNEADAETCASCASSSLTEDWAGYVVIAHPEESEIATEMQVDEPGAYALKVR, encoded by the coding sequence ATGGCGTCGAACCGACTCGTCTGTCGCGAGTGCCACCTCGTCAACGAGGCCGACGCGGAGACCTGCGCGTCCTGTGCGTCCTCTTCCCTCACCGAAGACTGGGCGGGCTACGTCGTCATCGCCCACCCGGAAGAGTCCGAGATCGCGACGGAGATGCAGGTCGACGAACCCGGCGCGTACGCGCTCAAGGTCCGGTGA
- a CDS encoding DNA-directed RNA polymerase has product MYKRVRLKDTVEVPPEALGDVSPDLVKRLLQDKLEGRMDEEVGSIVSVVDVDDIGEGTVLPNEPGVYYEAEFDAVTFDPKMQEVVDGTVVEVVEFGAFVGIGPVDGLLHVSQISDEYLAFDRENQRLSSSESDQALGVEDAIRTRIVTKSIDERNPRDSKIGLTAKQPGLGKHGWLEEARDEPEATAGE; this is encoded by the coding sequence ATGTACAAACGGGTCAGACTGAAAGACACGGTCGAAGTACCACCGGAGGCTCTGGGCGACGTCTCGCCCGACCTCGTGAAGCGATTGCTCCAGGACAAACTCGAGGGACGGATGGACGAAGAAGTCGGCTCCATCGTCTCCGTCGTCGACGTCGACGACATCGGCGAGGGGACGGTCCTGCCGAACGAACCCGGCGTCTACTACGAGGCCGAGTTCGACGCCGTCACGTTCGATCCGAAGATGCAGGAAGTCGTCGACGGGACGGTCGTCGAGGTCGTCGAGTTCGGCGCCTTCGTCGGCATCGGCCCCGTCGACGGCCTGCTGCACGTCTCGCAGATCTCCGACGAGTACCTGGCGTTCGATCGCGAGAACCAGCGTCTCTCCTCGTCAGAGTCCGACCAGGCCCTCGGCGTCGAGGACGCCATCCGCACCCGGATCGTCACGAAGAGCATCGACGAGCGCAACCCGCGTGACTCCAAGATCGGGCTGACGGCCAAACAGCCCGGCCTCGGCAAGCACGGCTGGCTCGAGGAAGCGCGCGACGAGCCGGAAGCCACGGCGGGTGAGTGA
- a CDS encoding PIN domain-containing protein produces the protein MTTRVALDTSALMMPVELDVRLFDELDRLLDSGPRPIDLQGNEELAAAGGYEPVTPQPVLEELRRLAEKGGTEGTAASVGHDLATERCLPVDTEESYADDALVELAEAGMVDAVVTNDRPLRERVLAEGIPVLALRGRNKLGLTQP, from the coding sequence ATGACGACACGCGTGGCCCTCGATACGAGTGCGCTCATGATGCCCGTCGAACTCGACGTGCGGCTGTTCGACGAACTCGATCGTCTACTCGACAGCGGGCCACGTCCAATCGACCTGCAAGGGAACGAGGAACTGGCGGCGGCAGGCGGCTACGAGCCGGTCACGCCGCAGCCGGTTCTCGAAGAACTCCGTCGACTCGCCGAAAAGGGCGGGACCGAAGGGACGGCCGCGTCCGTCGGCCACGATCTGGCGACCGAGCGCTGCCTGCCCGTCGACACGGAAGAATCGTACGCCGACGACGCCCTGGTCGAGCTCGCCGAAGCGGGGATGGTCGACGCCGTCGTCACGAACGATCGGCCGCTGCGTGAGCGCGTGCTCGCGGAAGGGATACCGGTACTTGCATTACGCGGGAGAAACAAATTGGGACTCACTCAACCATAG
- a CDS encoding translation initiation factor IF-2 subunit gamma, with the protein MSGNDQPEVNIGLVGHVDHGKTTLVQALSGAWTDQHSEEMKRGISIRLGYADATFRQCPDVDEPECFTVEEECPDGSESEPIRTVSFVDAPGHETLMATMLSGASLMDGAVLVVSASEPVPQPQTEEHLMALDIIGIDNIVIAQNKVDLVDGERARENYEEIQEFVAGTVAEDAPVVPVSAGQNVNMDLLIQAIEEEIPTPDRDPDADPRMHVARSFDINKPGTTAAELAGGVLGGSLVEGELAVDDAIEIRPGREVEEGGQSEYVPIETTIRSLQAAGDSVETATPGGLLGIGTGLDPSLTKGDALAGRLAGPPGSLPPTWQSFTMSVELLDRVVGADEADGEIDEISTGEPLMMTVGTATTVGAVTSARSGECEVNLKRPVCAEPGAKIAINRRIGARWRLIGVGTLTDE; encoded by the coding sequence ATGTCAGGAAACGATCAACCGGAGGTGAACATCGGACTCGTCGGCCACGTCGACCACGGCAAGACCACGCTGGTGCAGGCGCTCTCGGGCGCCTGGACGGACCAGCACTCGGAGGAGATGAAGCGCGGTATCTCCATCCGCCTCGGCTACGCCGACGCGACGTTCCGGCAGTGTCCGGACGTCGACGAACCCGAGTGTTTCACCGTCGAGGAGGAGTGTCCGGATGGCTCGGAGAGCGAGCCGATACGGACCGTCTCGTTCGTGGACGCGCCGGGTCACGAGACCCTGATGGCGACGATGCTCTCTGGGGCATCGCTGATGGACGGCGCCGTCCTCGTCGTCTCGGCGAGCGAACCCGTCCCCCAGCCCCAGACCGAAGAGCACCTGATGGCGCTCGACATCATCGGGATCGACAATATCGTCATCGCCCAGAACAAGGTCGACCTCGTCGACGGCGAGCGGGCGCGCGAGAACTACGAGGAGATCCAGGAGTTCGTCGCCGGCACCGTCGCCGAGGACGCTCCCGTCGTTCCGGTCAGCGCCGGCCAGAACGTCAACATGGATCTGCTCATCCAGGCCATCGAGGAAGAGATCCCCACGCCGGATCGCGACCCGGACGCCGATCCGCGGATGCACGTCGCCCGGAGTTTCGACATCAACAAACCGGGAACGACGGCCGCGGAGCTCGCCGGTGGCGTGCTGGGTGGCAGTCTCGTCGAGGGCGAACTCGCCGTCGACGACGCCATCGAGATCCGACCCGGTCGCGAAGTCGAGGAAGGCGGCCAATCCGAGTACGTTCCGATCGAGACGACGATTCGCTCGCTGCAAGCGGCGGGCGACTCGGTCGAGACGGCTACCCCCGGTGGCCTGCTCGGCATCGGGACCGGCCTCGACCCGTCGCTGACGAAGGGCGACGCACTGGCTGGCCGCCTCGCCGGCCCACCGGGATCGCTCCCACCGACGTGGCAGTCCTTTACGATGTCGGTAGAACTGCTGGATCGCGTCGTCGGGGCCGACGAGGCCGACGGCGAGATCGACGAGATCTCGACCGGCGAACCGCTCATGATGACCGTCGGCACGGCGACGACCGTCGGCGCCGTCACCAGCGCGCGGTCGGGCGAGTGCGAGGTCAACCTCAAACGGCCGGTCTGTGCCGAACCGGGCGCAAAGATCGCGATCAACCGCCGCATCGGTGCGCGCTGGCGACTGATCGGCGTCGGCACCCTCACTGACGAATGA
- a CDS encoding winged helix-turn-helix domain-containing protein encodes MSGTHHSEFDPFAEDAVPADDPVFACTDCLEPAEAFALVADETRLGILQALWAADERPVAFSDLRRAVGVRDSAQFNYHLQQLEGHFVTKVDDGSRADGRGESRGTHGGDADGATGYDFKHAGEKVVRSVIAGSFNEHPTIEPFTVQGRCVDCNGQLEASYGEEHLAIACTACGHGHGEYQFPPGGLGDRSRVEIAEAFDQRVRHLHCLAADGVCPECSGRMETRVVEADADCCLGASTRVDHECSQCGHTLCSAPGLRLLDHSTVVNFHQERGVRLEERPYWTLPWCVSDEYTELVDREPARLAVRMPLDGDELRVTMTGELDVLETRIVEST; translated from the coding sequence ATGAGCGGAACGCACCACTCGGAGTTCGATCCGTTCGCCGAGGACGCCGTCCCGGCGGACGATCCAGTCTTCGCGTGCACGGACTGTCTCGAACCGGCCGAAGCCTTCGCGCTCGTCGCCGACGAGACTCGACTGGGAATCTTGCAGGCGCTGTGGGCCGCCGACGAGCGGCCAGTCGCATTCTCGGACCTGCGCCGAGCCGTCGGCGTTCGCGATTCGGCGCAGTTCAACTACCATCTCCAGCAACTCGAGGGACACTTCGTCACCAAGGTGGACGACGGAAGCCGGGCCGACGGCCGCGGCGAATCGAGGGGCACTCACGGTGGTGACGCCGACGGCGCCACCGGGTACGACTTCAAACACGCCGGCGAGAAGGTCGTCCGGTCGGTCATCGCGGGCTCGTTCAACGAACACCCGACGATCGAGCCGTTCACCGTGCAGGGGCGATGTGTCGACTGTAACGGCCAACTCGAGGCGAGCTACGGCGAGGAGCACCTGGCGATCGCATGCACCGCGTGCGGGCACGGCCACGGCGAGTACCAGTTTCCGCCGGGCGGCCTCGGCGACCGCTCCCGCGTCGAGATCGCCGAGGCGTTCGATCAGCGAGTGCGCCACTTGCACTGTCTGGCCGCCGACGGCGTCTGTCCGGAGTGCAGCGGCCGCATGGAGACTCGCGTCGTCGAGGCCGACGCCGACTGCTGTCTCGGCGCCAGCACGCGCGTCGACCACGAGTGCTCCCAGTGCGGGCACACCCTCTGCTCCGCTCCTGGCCTGCGCCTGCTCGATCACTCGACCGTCGTGAACTTCCATCAGGAACGCGGTGTCCGCCTCGAAGAGCGACCGTACTGGACGCTCCCGTGGTGCGTGTCCGACGAGTACACCGAGCTCGTCGACCGCGAACCGGCCCGCCTCGCGGTCCGAATGCCACTCGACGGCGACGAGCTTCGCGTGACGATGACCGGTGAGCTCGACGTCCTCGAGACGCGAATCGTCGAGTCGACGTAG
- a CDS encoding DUF7091 family protein: protein MSNRRRLKRLLTRKLQEAGRQYESLRRSTDDQLAEARESYQHARNARGIPSDEEGRAKIVCRRHTERRAALLDEEFRPACFEAGHPDCEGCAEDVRAGRIETW, encoded by the coding sequence ATGTCCAACCGGCGACGCCTGAAGCGGCTCCTCACACGGAAACTGCAGGAGGCAGGTCGGCAGTACGAGTCGCTACGGCGCTCGACGGACGATCAACTCGCCGAGGCCCGCGAATCCTACCAGCACGCCAGGAACGCCCGCGGGATTCCCTCGGACGAGGAGGGCCGGGCCAAGATCGTCTGCCGTCGCCACACCGAACGCCGCGCCGCCCTGCTCGACGAGGAGTTCCGTCCGGCGTGTTTCGAGGCGGGCCACCCGGACTGCGAGGGCTGTGCGGAGGACGTCCGCGCCGGGCGGATCGAGACGTGGTAA
- a CDS encoding single-stranded DNA-binding protein (Replication protein A protects and stabilize the intermediate ssDNA that is generated by the unwinding action of a DNA helicase at the replication fork. In addition, SSBs prevent the formation of secondary structures by single-stranded template DNA.) produces the protein MSDVSQHAADIHEQFSDHLDVSVDDVEDRLTTLVDEYKVPIEEARRSVTNHYLEQAGLEREDIASGGSESVELAEIDEPEQWVDVTVKVIELWDPRSDSVAQVGLLGDPSGTIKFTKWAKSELPALDEGGVYRLENVVTDEYQGRYSVKLNKTTVIEELDDDIEVGTDTSEIEGAMVAMQSGSGLIKRCPEDDCTRVLQNGRCSEHGEVEGEFDLRIKGVVDDGIDAHEVIFDQEATEALTGITLEEAKEMAMDALDTTIVADEIADEIIGTYYRVEGPTFGRYVLADDVTELDEPADPDPLLIRARSM, from the coding sequence ATGAGCGACGTTAGCCAGCACGCGGCAGACATACACGAGCAGTTTTCAGACCATCTCGACGTCTCGGTCGACGACGTCGAGGACAGACTCACGACGCTCGTCGACGAGTACAAGGTCCCCATCGAGGAGGCCCGACGCAGCGTCACCAATCACTACTTAGAACAGGCGGGCCTCGAACGCGAGGACATCGCGAGCGGCGGCAGCGAATCCGTCGAACTCGCCGAGATCGACGAGCCCGAGCAGTGGGTCGACGTGACGGTGAAAGTGATCGAACTCTGGGACCCCCGGAGCGATTCGGTCGCACAGGTCGGCCTCCTCGGCGACCCGAGCGGGACGATCAAGTTCACGAAGTGGGCCAAATCCGAGCTCCCGGCCCTCGACGAAGGCGGCGTCTACCGCCTCGAGAACGTCGTCACCGACGAGTACCAGGGACGATACTCGGTCAAGTTGAACAAGACGACCGTCATCGAGGAACTCGACGACGACATCGAGGTCGGCACCGACACCTCCGAGATCGAGGGGGCGATGGTCGCCATGCAGAGCGGCTCCGGCCTCATCAAGCGCTGCCCCGAGGACGACTGTACGCGCGTCCTCCAGAACGGCCGCTGTTCGGAACACGGCGAGGTCGAAGGCGAGTTCGACCTCCGGATCAAGGGCGTCGTCGACGACGGGATCGACGCCCACGAGGTCATCTTCGACCAGGAGGCGACGGAAGCACTCACGGGAATCACCCTGGAAGAAGCCAAAGAGATGGCGATGGACGCGCTCGACACGACGATCGTCGCCGACGAGATCGCCGACGAGATCATCGGCACCTACTACCGCGTCGAGGGACCGACGTTCGGTCGATACGTCCTCGCCGACGACGTCACGGAGCTCGACGAGCCGGCGGATCCGGATCCCCTGCTGATCAGAGCGAGGTCGATGTAA
- a CDS encoding RPA family protein has translation MSQAELSREVARRVFASEFNDATYTFKESDDERAPNYALLPTGDRANRVFAVGTLTETEDVGDDSEYWRGRVVDPTGTFFAYAGQYQPEAAAVLREAEAPEYVAVVGKPRTYEPDDGSVTVSLRPESISIVDETTRDRWVVETAERTLDRIEAFQEWEAERDDPEGGSTAPTNEYAQLAREEYDSPVENYRQAVVQALESLDELEATA, from the coding sequence ATGAGCCAGGCAGAACTCTCGCGCGAAGTCGCCCGCCGCGTCTTCGCCTCGGAATTCAACGACGCGACGTACACGTTCAAGGAATCGGACGACGAACGCGCGCCCAACTACGCGCTGTTGCCCACCGGCGATCGGGCCAACCGCGTCTTCGCCGTCGGCACCCTCACCGAGACCGAGGACGTCGGCGACGACTCGGAATACTGGCGCGGCCGCGTCGTCGACCCGACGGGCACCTTCTTCGCCTACGCCGGCCAGTACCAGCCGGAGGCCGCCGCCGTCCTCCGCGAGGCAGAGGCGCCCGAGTACGTCGCCGTCGTCGGCAAGCCCCGCACCTACGAACCCGACGACGGGTCGGTCACCGTCTCGCTGCGACCCGAGTCCATCTCGATCGTCGACGAGACAACCCGCGACCGCTGGGTCGTCGAGACCGCCGAACGCACACTCGACCGCATCGAGGCCTTCCAGGAGTGGGAGGCCGAGCGCGACGACCCCGAGGGCGGCTCGACCGCCCCGACGAACGAGTACGCCCAGCTCGCCCGCGAGGAGTACGACTCCCCGGTCGAGAACTACCGCCAGGCCGTCGTCCAGGCGTTAGAGAGTCTGGACGAACTCGAAGCGACGGCGTAG
- a CDS encoding DUF367 family protein, with the protein MEVHVYYEGDDDPKKCTARRLERFDEAILHRSMGQVPYGVVLNPHAERALSPADRDEAIETLVALDCSWESAGEAAFSMPGEHRALPFLVAANPINFGRPFRLTTVEALAAGLWILGEPGHAEELLDPFRWGETFLELNEEPLRRYADCADSSEVVAVQDEYLVDE; encoded by the coding sequence GTGGAGGTCCACGTCTACTACGAGGGCGACGACGATCCGAAGAAGTGTACGGCCCGGCGGCTGGAGCGCTTCGACGAGGCGATCCTCCATCGTTCGATGGGGCAGGTTCCCTACGGCGTCGTCCTCAATCCCCACGCCGAACGGGCGCTGTCGCCCGCCGATCGGGACGAGGCGATAGAAACCCTCGTCGCGCTCGATTGCTCGTGGGAGTCCGCCGGCGAAGCGGCCTTCTCGATGCCCGGTGAACACCGCGCGCTGCCCTTCCTCGTCGCGGCCAACCCAATCAACTTCGGGCGGCCGTTCCGGCTGACCACCGTGGAGGCGCTTGCCGCTGGCCTGTGGATCCTCGGCGAACCGGGCCACGCCGAGGAACTGCTGGATCCGTTCCGCTGGGGCGAGACCTTCCTCGAACTGAACGAAGAGCCCCTGCGACGGTACGCCGACTGTGCGGATTCGAGCGAGGTCGTCGCCGTCCAGGACGAGTATCTGGTCGACGAGTGA
- a CDS encoding Rieske (2Fe-2S) protein codes for MESDANEADADGFVPVVDAAALESEGRKLVTPEGTAIALFHHEGAVRAVDNRCPHMGFPLSDGTVEEGILTCHWHHARFELSCGDTFDPWADDVQTYPVEIRDGTVHVDPNPPLDRPPAEHWADRLESGLQENLRLVVAKSTIGLLDADVDPQDPLTTALEFGTQYREDGWSSGLTIQGCMANLLDSLDEDDRKRALYTGIRHVAADCAGQPAKFDQPSFSTGEVSLDRLRSWFRDCIEVRDQDGAERCLRTAVAAGYDDAALADLVFTAATDHPYLSTGHTLDFANKAFESLDAVGWPDGGRVGTGTTDASATGTGAGSSATGSGDGLVADTLASLVEPLATATRSDETSSWRQPVDLVALLADVYGDDVTETSGIESLVEAGRGESWDRPADVRETLLGDDPAAIVETLTDAIRNGATAADLAAEVTRAATTRVAQFGTANEFGDWNTVHHTFTYANAVHQATRRTDAVALYRGVFDAALSVYLDRFLNTPPAPIPEPGDNETGRDPGDVRDDLLATFDEKGQVNEAGRLVAEYFDCGGEPADLQRTLGHGLLREDAGFHTLQNVEAAFRQHSLAETDADRRLPLVATARYMAAHFPTNREAEQTFAIAARLNRGERVHEG; via the coding sequence ATGGAATCAGATGCGAACGAGGCTGATGCGGACGGGTTCGTCCCGGTCGTCGACGCGGCAGCACTCGAATCGGAGGGGCGAAAACTCGTCACACCGGAGGGGACGGCGATCGCGCTCTTTCACCACGAGGGAGCGGTGCGAGCGGTGGACAATCGGTGTCCGCACATGGGCTTTCCGCTGTCGGACGGGACCGTCGAGGAGGGCATCCTCACCTGTCACTGGCACCACGCGCGGTTCGAACTGTCCTGCGGAGACACGTTCGACCCGTGGGCGGACGACGTGCAGACCTATCCCGTCGAGATTCGTGACGGGACGGTTCACGTCGATCCGAACCCGCCGCTCGACCGGCCACCGGCGGAACACTGGGCGGACCGGCTGGAGAGCGGCCTGCAGGAGAACCTTCGGCTCGTGGTCGCGAAGTCGACGATCGGGTTGCTCGACGCCGACGTCGATCCGCAGGACCCGCTTACCACGGCGCTCGAGTTCGGCACTCAGTATCGCGAGGACGGCTGGTCGTCGGGGTTGACGATCCAGGGTTGTATGGCGAATCTACTCGATTCGCTGGACGAGGACGACCGCAAACGGGCCCTGTATACCGGCATTCGACACGTGGCGGCCGACTGTGCCGGCCAGCCCGCCAAATTCGACCAGCCGTCGTTTTCGACGGGTGAGGTGTCACTTGACAGGCTCCGCTCCTGGTTTCGCGACTGCATCGAGGTCCGCGATCAGGATGGCGCCGAGCGCTGCCTGCGGACCGCCGTCGCCGCCGGATACGACGACGCGGCGCTCGCCGACCTCGTCTTCACGGCGGCGACCGATCACCCCTATCTCTCGACGGGCCATACACTCGACTTCGCGAACAAGGCGTTCGAGAGCCTCGATGCGGTGGGGTGGCCCGACGGCGGCCGAGTCGGGACGGGAACGACCGATGCGAGCGCAACCGGTACGGGAGCTGGCTCGTCCGCCACCGGCAGCGGAGATGGGCTGGTCGCCGACACGCTCGCCTCGCTCGTCGAGCCGCTCGCGACCGCGACGCGCAGCGACGAGACGTCGTCGTGGCGCCAGCCCGTCGATCTCGTCGCCCTCCTCGCCGACGTCTACGGCGACGACGTGACCGAGACGAGCGGAATCGAATCGCTGGTCGAGGCCGGCCGCGGCGAGTCGTGGGATCGACCCGCCGACGTTCGGGAGACGCTTCTGGGCGACGATCCGGCAGCCATCGTCGAGACGCTCACCGATGCGATTCGAAACGGCGCGACGGCTGCGGACCTCGCCGCCGAAGTGACGCGAGCGGCTACGACGCGGGTCGCACAGTTCGGTACCGCGAACGAATTCGGCGACTGGAACACGGTCCACCACACGTTCACCTACGCGAACGCGGTCCACCAGGCGACCCGCCGGACCGACGCCGTCGCGCTCTACCGCGGCGTGTTCGACGCCGCACTGAGCGTCTACCTCGACCGCTTCCTGAACACGCCGCCGGCCCCGATCCCGGAGCCCGGTGACAACGAGACCGGTCGGGACCCGGGCGACGTTCGCGACGACCTTCTGGCGACCTTCGACGAGAAGGGACAGGTGAACGAGGCGGGTCGACTCGTCGCGGAGTACTTCGACTGCGGCGGGGAGCCCGCCGACCTGCAGCGCACGCTCGGTCACGGACTCCTCCGCGAGGACGCCGGCTTCCACACCCTCCAGAACGTCGAAGCGGCGTTTCGCCAGCATTCGCTCGCGGAAACCGACGCGGATCGACGGCTCCCGCTCGTCGCGACGGCGCGCTACATGGCCGCTCACTTCCCGACGAATCGGGAGGCCGAACAGACGTTCGCCATCGCTGCCCGGTTGAACCGTGGCGAGCGCGTTCACGAGGGGTGA